From a region of the Labrus mixtus chromosome 5, fLabMix1.1, whole genome shotgun sequence genome:
- the prnpa gene encoding prion protein a (Kanno blood group) — protein MSRLQKLPFTVALCLLLLATLVPNSEARRGGGFGRGGGGGGGWGGGGRGWGGGGRQAYRPVQSSGPSAGKVAGAAAAGAIGGAMLGSALSRPGYGGGYGGYGGGYGGYGGGYGGYGYPRHGAGYGYGPRPGYEQEGSGDMEYYAGASSGPIYNSIIVVIGSLMSLLLGHWVALM, from the coding sequence ATGTCCCGCCTGCAGAAGCTCCCCTTCACAGTGGCCCTCTGCCTGCTGCTCCTCGCCACATTGGTCCCCAACTCTGAGGCCCGACGAGGAGGTGGCTTTGgtaggggaggaggaggaggaggaggctggggCGGAGGTGGGCGGGGCTGGGGCGGAGGTGGGCGGCAGGCCTACAGACCTGTCCAAAGCAGCGGTCCCAGTGCAGGGAAAGTAGCCGGGGCAGCTGCAGCAGGGGCCATAGGAGGAGCAATGCTGGGGTCTGCACTGAGCCGCCCTGGATATGGTGGAGGGTACGGGGGATACGGTGGAGGGTACGGGGGATACGGTGGAGGATATGGAGGTTATGGCTATCCTCGACATGGAGCGGGTTATGGCTATGGACCCAGGCCCGGATATGAGCAGGAGGGCTCTGGAGATATGGAGTACTATGCCGGGGCATCCAGTGGCCCCATCTACAACAGCATCATTGTGGTGATTGGCTCCCTGATGTCCCTGCTATTGGGACACTGGGTGGCACTCATGtag
- the LOC132974522 gene encoding ras association domain-containing protein 2-like: MDNSHYGVQIGENKFISKVTVLSHLKTYNLYYEGQNLQLRHREEEGELIVEGLLNIFWGLRRPIRLQMQDDHERIRPPPSSTSWHSGCNLDSQGSPNNTDGQQATEQSPPTVEVTPPEDQPEDNGVMEEHTDDDSESSAQLLRTKSDAGVLRRGQRRSPSDQRKIRRHRFSINGHFYNHKTAVFTPAFGSVTNVRINSCMTTPQVLRVLLNKFKIENSPDDFAIYLVHASGERVKLKRSDYPLVLRVMQGPCEQVCKVFLTEEDLGEEVTYDVAQYIKFEMPVLKSFITKLKEEEDREVQKLRRRYTYLRCIIEKQLSCLPEGATCM; this comes from the exons ATGGATAACTCACATTACGGGGTTCAGATCGGAGAGAACAAGTTCATCAGCAA GGTAACAGTCCTCTCACATCTAAAGACATACAACCTCTACTATGAAGGACAGAATCTGCAGCTCCGACACAGAGAG GAAGAGGGGGAGCTGATCGTCGAGGGTTTGTTGAATATCTTCTGGGGCCTGCGACGACCAATCAGGCTTCAGATGCAGGACGACCACGAGCGTATCCGACCGCCCCCCTCCTCTACGTCCTGGCACTCGGGTTGCAATCTAGACAGTCAAGG CTCTCCCAACAACACAGACGGGCAGCAGGCGACAGAGCAGAGCCCGCCCACAGTGGAGGTGACGCCGCCTGAAGACCAACCAGAGGACAACGGCGTGATGGAGGAACATACAGACG ACGACAGTGAGAGCTCTGCTCAGCTCCTCAGGACGAAGAGTGATGCCGGGGTGCTAAGACGTGGGCAGCGACGGTCGCCGAGTGACCAGAGGAAAATTAGACGCCATCGCTTCTCCATCAACGGACACTTCTACAACCATAAg aCAGCAGTGTTCACTCCTGCTTTTGGATCGGTGACGAATGTGCGGATAAACAGCTGCATGACCACGCCCCAGGTTCTCCGAGTTCTTCTCAACAAGTTTAAAATTGAAAACAGCCCAGATGATTTTGCTATATACCTGGTCCATGCCAGTGGAG aGCGCGTCAAACTGAAGAGGAGTGACTATCCTCTGGTGCTGAGGGTGATGCAGGGTCCGTGTGAGCAGGTGTGCAAGGTTTTCCTCACAGAAGAAGACCTTGGAGAAGAAGTCACCTATGAT GTGGCACAGTATATCAAGTTTGAAATGCCTGTCCTAAAAAGTTTCATCACCaaactgaaggaggaggaggacagagaggtgCAGAAACTCAGGAGaag GTATACCTACCTTCGGTGTATAATTGAGAAGCAGCTCAGTTGTCTTCCAGAGGGGGCGACATGTATGTGA